In Triticum urartu cultivar G1812 chromosome 6, Tu2.1, whole genome shotgun sequence, the following proteins share a genomic window:
- the LOC125514554 gene encoding 26S proteasome non-ATPase regulatory subunit 2 homolog A-like encodes MSPPENPNGGAAAAAPSEPAPPAKPSSSKGKKKDDKKDDDLSEEDLALKEQLELYVVRAQDVDPGVQRLALESMRQEIRSATSSMTSVPKPLKFLRPHYGTLKSYYETMPESELKKYMADILSVLALTMSAEGERESLRYRLLGSEGDIGSWGHEYVRNLAGEISQEFQKRQGDDMPIDELMELVQQIVSFHMKHNAEPEAVDLLMEVEDLDLLVEHVDSTNYKRTCLYLTSSSRFLPSPDDTLALDIAYTIYMKFEDLASALRIALLLDNKSIQYVKQVYTATDDLVLKKQFSYIIARHGLAMEIDDEIAADENDKEMLQEIVNNTKLSEGYLTLARDIEVMEAKSPEDIYKVHLIDGRGASSSLDSARQNLAATFVNAFVNAGFGQDKLMTAPSDSSSSGSSGNWLFKNKEHGKASAAASLGMILLWDTDSGLAQLDKYLHSTDTHVVAGALLGIGVVTCGVKNDCDPALAILMEYVNKDDSNIRIGAILGLGIAYAGSQKDELRVQLSAILGDPQATLEVLVFTAVALGLVFVGSCNEEIAQSIIFFLMERSEAELAEPIIRLLPVALGLLYLGKQESVEATAEVSKTFDEKIRKYCDVTLMSLAYAGTGNVLKVQKLLGICSQHLEKGETHQGPAVLGIALIAMSEELGAEMAVRSLERLLQYGEQNIRRAVPLALGILCISNPKVNVMDTLSRLSHDADADVSMAAIISLGLIGAGTNNARIAGMLRNLSSYYYKEAAHLFCVRIAQGLVHLGKGLLTLSPYHSDRFLLSPMALGGIVTVLHACLDMKSTILGKYHYILYIIVLAMQPRMLLTVDEDLKPLPVPVRVGQAVDVVGQAGRPKTITGFQTHTTPVLLAAGERAELATDKYIPLTSTLEGFVILKKNPEYHEE; translated from the exons ATGTCGCCGCCCGAGAACCCCAACGGcggggccgccgccgccgcgccctcgGAGCCCGCGCCGCCCGCCAAGCCTTCTTCCtccaaggggaagaagaaggacGACAAGAAGGACGACGATCTG TCGGAGGAGGACCTGGCGCTCAAGGAGCAGCTCGAGCTCTACGTGGTGCGCGCGCAGGACGTGGATCCCGGCGTGCAGAGGCTCGCCCTCGAGAGCATGAG GCAGGAGATTCGCTCAGCTACAAGCTCGATGACGTCTGTCCCAAAGCCACTGAAATTCCTCCGCCCACACTATGGAACCCTCAAGTCCTACTATGAAACTATGCCAGAATCTGAGCTAAAG AAGTACATGGCTGACATACTATCGGTGTTGGCCTTGACAATGTCTGCTGAAGGAGAAAGG GAGAGCCTGAGGTATCGTTTGTTGGGCTCTGAAGGCGACATTGGTTCCTGGGGTCATGAATATGTGAG GAATCTGGCTGGTGAAATTTCTCAAGAATTCCAAAAGCGCCAG GGTGATGACATGCCGATTGACGAGTTAATGGAACTAGTGCAGCAAATTGTCTCATTCCACATGAAG CATAATGCTGAGCCTGAAGCTGTAGATCTTCTGATGGAG GTTGAAGACCTTGATTTGCTAGTTGAGCATGTTGACTCAACAAACTACAAAAGAACTTGTTTGTACCTCACTAGTTCGTCTAG ATTCCTCCCTTCTCCAGATGATACGCTGGCACTTGATATAGCATATACCATTTACATGAAGTTCGAAGATCTTGCAAGTGCATTGCGCATTGCTTTGCTTCTTGACAACAAG TCCATACAGTATGTGAAGCAGGTCTACACAGCAACTGACGATCTTGTACTCAAGAAGCAATTCTCATACATCATTGCACGCCAT GGTTTGGCCATGGAGATTGATGATGAGATAGCTGCAGATGAAAATGACAAGGAAATGTTACAAGAAATAGTTAATAACACCAAGCTGAGCGAGGGGTACCTCACTCTTGCTCGTGATATTGAAGTTATGGAGGCAAAATCTCCAGAAGATATTTATAAG GTCCATTTGATTGACGGACGTGGTGCCAGCTCCAGTCTTGATTCTGCAAGACAGAATTTGGCTGCAACATTTGTTaatgcattcgttaatgctggaTTTGGCCAG GATAAGCTGATGACTGCTCCATCTGATTCTTCCAGTAGTGGGTCTTCTGGAAATTGGTTATTTAAGAATAAGGAACATGGAAAAGCCAGTGCAGCAGCTAGCCTG GGAATGATTCTCCTGTGGGATACTGATTCTGGGCTTGCCCAGCTCGACAAGTACTTGCATAGTACTGATACTCATGTTGTTGCTGGAGCTTTGCTAGGTATTGGAGTTGTCACATGCGGTGTGAAGAATGATTGTGACCCT GCACTTGCTATCCTCATGGAGTATGTTAACAAGGATGACTCAAACATACGGATTGGTGCAATCTTGGGTCTTGGTATCGCATATGCTGGTTCTCAAAAGGACGAG CTAAGAGTGCAACTATCTGCTATACTGGGAGACCCCCAAGCAACACTCGAGGTCTTGGTCTTCACTGCTGTTGCTTTGGGATTGGTGTTTGTTGGTTCATGCAATGAAGAGATTGCACAATCCATCATATTTTTCTTGATGGAGCGTAGTGAGGCCGAGCTGGCAGAGCCAATTATACGCCTTCTTCCTGTTGCGCTTGGCCTTCTATATCTTGGAAAGCAG GAAAGTGTTGAGGCTACTGCGGAGGTTTCTAAAACATTTGATGAGAAGATCAGGAAATATTGTGACGTAACACTGATGTCCCTTGCATATGCTGGAACAGGAAATGTGCTCAAG GTTCAGAAACTTCTTGGTATTTGCTCACAACATCTTGAGAAAGGTGAAACACACCAAGGCCCAGCTGTCCTTGGAATTGCTCTTATTGCCATGTCTGAAGAATTAGGAGCTGAAATGGCTGTACGATCACTTGAACGTCTGTTACAGTATGGCGAGCAGAATATTAGACGAGCAGTACCCCTTGCTCTTGGTATCCTCTGTATTTCGAACCCCAAG GTAAATGTAATGGACACACTGAGCAGATTGAGTCATGATGCAGATGCTGATGTTTCAATG GCTGCGATAATCTCACTGGGATTGATTGGTGCTGGTACAAACAATGCCAGAATAGCTGGTATGCTTCGTAATCTTTCGAGTTATTACTACAAAGAGGCTGCTCATCTATTCTGT GTAAGAATTGCTCAAGGGCTTGTTCACCTTGGGAAGGGTTTGCTGACACTTTCTCCATACCATTCCGACCGGTTTCTTCTTTCCCC GATGGCACTTGGAGGGATTGTCACTGTTCTGCACGCATGCCTTGATATGAAATCCACCATTCTAGGGAAATATCACTACATTCTTTACATTATTGTATTGGCAATGCAG CCAAGGATGCTTTTGACGGTGGATGAGGATCTGAAGCCTCTTCCTGTTCCAGTGCGGGTTGGGCAAGCAGTTGATGTGGTCGGGCAGGCAGGAAGACCTAAGACGATCACCGGCTTTCAGACGCATACCACTCCTGTCTTGCTCGCAGCCGGGGAGCGAGCGGAATTGGCGACTGACAA GTACATCCCCCTGACCTCGACGTTGGAGGGCTTTGTAATTCTGAAGAAGAACCCGGAATACCACGAGGAGTGA